A single genomic interval of Halobacillus halophilus DSM 2266 harbors:
- a CDS encoding anti-sigma factor domain-containing protein: MRKGIVMEQKKGYTIVMTHDGNFHRALRLHEAEVGMEVHFQAISNSKHLRPVGWLSNIVPWKAGIMALVLVLACLPFYIKYGSSQAYAYVNIDINPSLELKLNEKLQVIQITPRNEDAEKLMDMLTDWKKKDVSEVAFEMINISQENGWMNQQKQVLIGISYLKTNPTASLAKRMEHELSDRAKDLSVAAYNLPASLREQALEANQSVNEWVAKQLSKKQSDIKGANSIELMSEEKEMIRSFFEESPKRESSENNSSSSLKNIEVHIEEPTDKKSVNSKENKNVNHSSDSPQSSSGDQRGSTNKKNRDTDTPPSSNLKKDKPEKVDHKVYSEDESSEEKKKDEPQSNSQSKEKPDKQSSKDKKEDKPKSSPGQSKEKPDKGSSEDKKNEKGKSNPGQSKEKPDKGSSEDKKNEKGKSNPGQSEEKPDKASSEEKKKDKPNSSPGQSKDKPDKGSSEDKKNEKAKSNPGQSKEKPDKASSEDKKKDKPKSNSGQSKDKSDKTSSKDNKKDKPKPNPSQSKEKREKKSLEYQKEQKTKEHKNAGEKAS, encoded by the coding sequence GTGAGAAAAGGCATTGTCATGGAGCAAAAAAAAGGATATACCATTGTGATGACACATGATGGAAACTTTCACCGTGCGCTTCGCCTCCATGAAGCCGAAGTCGGCATGGAAGTCCATTTTCAGGCGATCTCAAACAGCAAACACCTTCGCCCAGTGGGATGGTTATCCAACATAGTTCCATGGAAAGCAGGCATCATGGCTTTGGTACTGGTTCTAGCCTGCCTGCCATTTTATATAAAATATGGAAGCAGTCAGGCTTATGCATATGTAAATATAGATATTAATCCAAGTCTGGAATTAAAATTAAATGAAAAACTGCAAGTCATACAGATTACCCCTCGTAATGAGGATGCTGAGAAATTAATGGATATGCTAACAGATTGGAAGAAAAAAGATGTTTCAGAAGTAGCGTTTGAAATGATTAACATCAGCCAGGAAAATGGTTGGATGAATCAACAGAAACAAGTTCTGATTGGTATTAGTTATTTAAAAACTAATCCAACAGCGAGCTTGGCCAAACGGATGGAACATGAACTTTCGGATCGGGCAAAGGATTTATCAGTGGCAGCATATAATCTCCCAGCATCCCTTCGTGAACAAGCGCTCGAAGCGAACCAATCCGTCAATGAGTGGGTAGCCAAGCAATTGAGCAAAAAACAGTCAGATATAAAAGGTGCGAATTCCATAGAGTTAATGTCCGAAGAAAAAGAAATGATTCGATCTTTTTTTGAAGAATCACCAAAACGTGAATCCAGTGAGAATAACAGCTCTTCAAGTTTAAAAAACATCGAAGTGCATATAGAAGAACCTACCGATAAAAAATCGGTTAACTCCAAAGAGAACAAGAATGTTAATCATTCTTCTGATTCTCCACAGAGTTCTTCGGGAGATCAACGCGGATCAACTAATAAAAAGAATAGGGATACCGACACCCCTCCTTCTTCAAACTTGAAAAAGGATAAACCTGAGAAGGTGGATCACAAGGTTTACTCAGAAGATGAGTCTTCGGAAGAAAAGAAAAAAGACGAGCCGCAATCAAATTCTCAATCAAAGGAAAAGCCTGATAAGCAGTCCTCAAAAGATAAGAAGGAGGACAAGCCGAAATCAAGTCCTGGTCAATCGAAGGAAAAACCGGATAAAGGATCCTCAGAAGATAAGAAGAATGAAAAGGGGAAATCGAATCCAGGTCAATCGAAGGAAAAACCGGATAAAGGGTCCTCAGAAGATAAGAAGAATGAAAAGGGGAAATCGAATCCAGGTCAATCGGAAGAGAAGCCGGACAAAGCGTCTTCGGAAGAAAAGAAGAAAGACAAGCCGAACTCAAGTCCTGGTCAATCGAAGGACAAACCGGATAAAGGGTCTTCAGAAGATAAGAAGAATGAAAAGGCGAAATCGAATCCAGGCCAATCGAAGGAAAAACCGGATAAAGCTTCTTCAGAAGATAAAAAGAAGGACAAGCCGAAATCCAATTCAGGTCAATCGAAGGATAAATCGGATAAAACGTCTTCGAAAGATAACAAGAAAGACAAGCCAAAACCAAATCCTAGTCAATCAAAAGAAAAAAGAGAGAAGAAATCGTTGGAATATCAGAAAGAGCAAAAGACTAAAGAACATAAAAACGCAGGTGAAAAAGCATCCTAG
- a CDS encoding ABC transporter ATP-binding protein: MFSVLVKLRWFFKTYWKRYSFAILALIVVSAIDLIPPKLVGMAIDEIQFNTLTPERLGEIILFYGGIIVASYLLSYLWDYTLFSGAMIMERTMRTRLMNHFLRMTPAFFGKNRTGDLMARATNDLKALTMTAGFGILTLIDSTVFMFMIIAMMGFTISWKLTLAALLPLPIMAVAMNKYGKVIHERFTEAQTAFGEMNNNVLESVRGVRVIRAFVQERNEDHRFQQMTEEVYDKNVEVAKIEALFEPTIQILVGLSYTIGLGYGAALVFQNVMTLGELVSFNVYLGMLIWPMFAVGELINVLQRGNASLDRVNETLDYQPEIMNPSNPRNVNRPEQIVFKEVSFQYPQSEAERLKNVSVAIERGQTIGIVGKTGAGKTTFFRQLLREYPGLEGELLINGTDIHLLDLGTTRSWIGYVPQDQVLFSKTVRENIQFGKAGATDEEIYRVLKLAYFLEDIKNLPGGLDTKVGESGVTLSGGQKQRVSIARAFIMNPEILILDDAMSAVDGKTEANIIEHLRKERQGKTTLIAAHRLSAVTHADHIIVLEEGRIAEEGTHEQLIKQGGWYQIQYERQQLEGEVEE, encoded by the coding sequence ATGTTTAGTGTACTCGTAAAATTGCGATGGTTTTTTAAAACCTATTGGAAACGATATTCGTTTGCTATTTTAGCGCTGATCGTTGTTAGTGCGATTGATCTTATTCCTCCAAAGCTGGTAGGAATGGCGATTGATGAAATTCAATTCAACACACTTACCCCGGAACGGTTAGGAGAAATTATCCTGTTCTATGGCGGGATCATTGTTGCGAGTTACTTATTATCCTATTTATGGGACTATACGCTCTTCAGCGGGGCGATGATTATGGAAAGAACCATGCGCACAAGGCTGATGAATCACTTTTTGAGAATGACTCCTGCTTTTTTCGGTAAAAACCGGACCGGAGACTTAATGGCAAGAGCTACAAACGATTTAAAAGCGCTCACGATGACCGCCGGTTTTGGGATTTTGACCTTAATTGATTCTACCGTCTTTATGTTTATGATCATTGCTATGATGGGATTTACCATCAGCTGGAAGCTTACATTGGCTGCGCTTCTTCCACTGCCCATTATGGCTGTCGCGATGAACAAATATGGAAAAGTCATTCATGAACGCTTTACGGAAGCTCAGACGGCTTTTGGAGAGATGAATAACAATGTGCTGGAATCGGTGCGGGGTGTTCGGGTGATCCGGGCTTTTGTCCAAGAACGAAATGAAGACCACCGTTTTCAGCAGATGACAGAAGAAGTGTATGACAAAAATGTGGAAGTGGCAAAAATTGAGGCTCTGTTTGAACCTACTATACAAATCCTTGTAGGTCTTTCCTATACGATCGGACTTGGGTATGGAGCTGCCCTTGTGTTTCAAAATGTTATGACGCTTGGAGAGCTGGTTTCCTTCAACGTTTATCTCGGGATGTTAATCTGGCCCATGTTTGCGGTCGGAGAATTAATTAATGTCCTGCAGCGAGGAAATGCTTCCCTGGACCGTGTCAATGAGACGCTTGATTATCAACCGGAAATAATGAATCCTTCCAACCCTAGGAACGTGAACAGGCCGGAGCAAATTGTATTTAAAGAGGTAAGCTTTCAGTACCCTCAATCGGAAGCTGAAAGATTAAAAAACGTGAGTGTAGCGATCGAACGAGGTCAGACAATCGGTATTGTAGGCAAAACAGGAGCGGGAAAGACCACCTTTTTCCGTCAGCTGCTTAGAGAATATCCAGGGCTTGAAGGAGAGCTTTTGATCAATGGAACAGATATTCACTTACTTGATCTTGGTACTACACGCTCCTGGATTGGTTACGTGCCTCAGGATCAGGTTCTGTTTTCGAAAACGGTTCGTGAAAACATTCAATTCGGTAAGGCAGGGGCGACGGATGAGGAGATCTACCGGGTATTAAAACTGGCATACTTTCTGGAGGATATCAAAAACCTGCCAGGCGGACTGGATACAAAGGTCGGAGAAAGCGGCGTCACTCTTTCCGGCGGTCAGAAGCAGAGAGTCTCCATTGCCCGCGCATTCATCATGAATCCCGAGATTTTAATTCTTGATGATGCCATGTCTGCGGTAGATGGAAAAACAGAGGCTAATATTATTGAGCATTTACGGAAGGAAAGACAAGGTAAAACTACGCTGATTGCTGCTCATCGTTTGTCTGCCGTAACCCATGCAGACCATATTATTGTTCTGGAGGAAGGGCGCATCGCAGAAGAAGGAACACATGAACAGCTGATTAAACAGGGAGGCTGGTACCAAATCCAATATGAACGCCAGCAGTTAGAAGGGGAGGTGGAGGAATGA
- a CDS encoding flavodoxin family protein, with protein MKAVLLNCSLEKGTKETDTEKLLHESAQIFQREEIDVERIHLRDFHINFGITDQLDNEDDWPFVFEKILGADILLLATPIAMGDKSSLASLILERLQGYHQLKNRKGQGIFYNKVGGAIVADGGDGGARLAAQSIHYRLSMLGYTLPPHASAICNEKLENPAQSDWDCIEEEVVRMTYNVIHFAELLHFNPIPVIGNKVDDKKVPPKV; from the coding sequence ATGAAAGCCGTATTATTAAATTGCAGTTTAGAAAAAGGCACAAAAGAAACAGATACCGAAAAACTCCTCCATGAATCCGCTCAAATATTTCAACGGGAAGAAATTGATGTGGAACGAATCCACTTAAGGGATTTCCATATTAACTTTGGAATTACGGACCAGTTAGACAATGAAGATGATTGGCCTTTTGTTTTCGAAAAGATACTGGGAGCCGACATTTTGCTTTTGGCTACACCGATCGCCATGGGGGATAAGAGCAGTCTGGCTTCTTTGATCTTGGAAAGACTTCAGGGATACCATCAACTGAAAAATCGAAAGGGGCAAGGAATTTTCTATAATAAAGTTGGAGGAGCTATCGTCGCAGATGGTGGAGACGGAGGCGCTCGGTTGGCAGCTCAATCCATCCACTACCGCCTCTCTATGCTCGGATATACTTTGCCGCCTCATGCCAGTGCCATCTGTAATGAAAAGCTGGAAAACCCCGCCCAAAGCGATTGGGATTGCATTGAAGAAGAAGTCGTAAGAATGACGTACAACGTTATCCATTTTGCTGAACTGCTTCATTTCAATCCAATTCCTGTTATCGGAAATAAAGTAGATGACAAAAAAGTGCCGCCAAAAGTCTAA
- a CDS encoding S1C family serine protease, producing MNDREDDKHDIIDEDLYEEIDDEELYELVQEERQKAYERERLKKEELKSRRPFPKWIFWLIAIMMVTNIVAVLPNTFSIPAVDFLMTSAKLSSDEQVKEYKQSVVVVEAGQSKGTGFAIKEDGTILTNHHVIEDEKRISVAFPEQGLFQAEVVEQYPEVDLAVLKADGEDFPHLNLADETVFEENDHVYFIGNPLRFTGIANQGSVIGYKNLSDWNQPVLMLDAPIYKGNSGSPVINESGEVIAVVFATLHDDVEGRVGLAVPIDYYYEKSAAKD from the coding sequence GTGAATGATCGCGAAGATGATAAGCATGATATTATAGATGAAGATTTGTACGAAGAAATAGACGATGAAGAGTTATATGAACTGGTTCAAGAAGAAAGACAAAAGGCGTACGAAAGAGAACGTTTAAAAAAAGAAGAATTAAAAAGCCGGCGTCCTTTTCCAAAGTGGATCTTCTGGTTGATTGCTATCATGATGGTCACAAATATTGTAGCTGTACTGCCCAATACGTTTTCCATCCCGGCCGTAGATTTTCTAATGACCTCTGCCAAACTCTCATCTGACGAGCAGGTGAAGGAATATAAACAATCGGTTGTAGTGGTTGAAGCAGGGCAAAGCAAAGGAACAGGGTTTGCCATTAAGGAAGACGGAACCATTCTTACGAACCATCATGTAATTGAGGATGAAAAACGTATTTCCGTAGCTTTTCCTGAACAGGGCTTGTTTCAAGCAGAGGTTGTGGAGCAGTATCCTGAAGTAGATTTAGCTGTACTGAAAGCAGATGGTGAAGACTTTCCCCACTTAAATTTGGCTGATGAAACGGTCTTTGAAGAAAACGATCATGTTTACTTCATTGGAAATCCTCTACGGTTTACTGGGATTGCAAATCAGGGATCAGTGATTGGATACAAGAATCTGAGTGATTGGAATCAGCCTGTACTCATGCTGGATGCCCCGATTTACAAAGGAAACTCGGGAAGTCCCGTCATTAATGAATCCGGAGAAGTCATTGCGGTGGTTTTTGCTACATTACATGATGATGTAGAAGGAAGAGTGGGGCTTGCTGTCCCGATTGATTATTATTATGAAAAAAGTGCTGCCAAAGATTAG
- a CDS encoding ABC transporter ATP-binding protein, with protein sequence MKGKHSTTERKLFRYALHFKKNILIGLICLVIAVALELTGPFIAKRLIDEHIVGIEDQWHQVKSADDYTVRYEERLYKRDDRLEEGEEISGTATILQVGRSYYFIPEEVPASGNRSIEDNRIRIETANKTYTADAQSLSLQQLYRFFRPEIPSIYWLLGIYVGLLFIAAFFQFTHTFLLQRSSNRIIRKMRDDLFTHIQKLPVRYFINQPAGKIVARVTNDTESIRELYVKVLATFVTSFFYMLGIYVALFLLDVKLALMCLLLVPIIYGWMRMYKYFGGKYNTVVRSTVSDMNGNINEAIQGMSIIQAFRQEKQTSDEFESLNERHFSYQRKLVRLSALTSFNLVNVLRNIAFVGFLWYFGSQSFGAEGIVTVGVLYAFVDYLNRLFQPVTDLVNQLPQLEEARVAASRVFELLEEEGEERNSSEAARYRGQIAFNHVSFAYEDDNFILKDINFQVEPGQTAAFVGHTGSGKSSIMNLLFRFYDPQIGQVTIDSHPTTEWSRQQVRSHMGIVLQDPFIFTGTILSNVTMNDDRISREMAIESLKAVGADRFIEKLPEQYDAQVKEKGGSLSMGERQLISFARALAFDPAILILDEATANIDTETEQMIQKALEVLKEGRTTLVIAHRLSTIQQADQIFVLNHGTMVEQGTHEELVALGGQYFQMYRMQQGSSKVSAM encoded by the coding sequence ATGAAAGGAAAACATTCCACGACCGAACGAAAATTGTTCCGATATGCGTTACATTTCAAAAAGAACATTCTCATTGGTCTGATATGTCTCGTTATAGCTGTAGCTCTTGAACTCACGGGCCCATTCATAGCTAAACGTTTGATCGACGAACATATCGTGGGGATAGAAGATCAGTGGCATCAGGTGAAGTCAGCTGATGATTATACGGTTCGTTACGAAGAGCGCCTTTACAAGCGCGATGACCGTCTGGAAGAGGGAGAAGAAATTAGTGGAACGGCAACGATTTTACAAGTAGGACGCTCGTACTACTTCATTCCAGAGGAAGTCCCGGCTAGCGGCAATCGATCCATTGAGGATAATAGGATACGAATAGAGACGGCTAATAAAACATACACGGCTGATGCACAGTCATTATCGCTGCAACAGCTCTACCGTTTCTTTAGACCGGAAATTCCGTCTATTTACTGGCTGCTGGGCATTTATGTTGGATTGCTATTTATTGCGGCCTTTTTCCAGTTCACTCATACCTTTCTGCTCCAACGATCGTCCAATCGGATTATTCGTAAGATGAGGGATGATTTATTCACGCATATTCAGAAGCTTCCCGTACGGTATTTTATCAATCAGCCGGCTGGTAAAATTGTAGCGAGAGTGACAAATGATACCGAGTCGATTCGAGAGCTGTATGTAAAAGTACTGGCTACTTTTGTTACTAGCTTTTTCTATATGCTGGGGATTTATGTAGCTCTGTTTTTATTAGATGTCAAGTTAGCCCTTATGTGTCTGTTGCTGGTTCCAATTATTTATGGATGGATGAGGATGTATAAGTACTTTGGCGGTAAGTACAATACAGTCGTGCGATCTACGGTAAGCGATATGAATGGCAATATTAATGAAGCTATTCAAGGAATGTCCATTATTCAAGCATTCAGGCAGGAAAAGCAGACTTCGGATGAGTTCGAGAGTTTAAATGAACGTCACTTCAGTTATCAGAGGAAACTGGTTCGATTAAGTGCGCTCACTTCATTTAATCTTGTTAATGTTCTGCGAAATATCGCTTTCGTAGGCTTTCTGTGGTACTTTGGCTCCCAGTCTTTTGGAGCTGAAGGAATCGTTACTGTGGGAGTGCTATACGCTTTTGTCGACTATCTAAACCGACTTTTCCAGCCTGTGACGGACCTCGTAAACCAGCTTCCTCAATTGGAAGAGGCCCGTGTAGCCGCCAGCCGGGTATTTGAGTTGCTGGAAGAGGAAGGGGAAGAAAGAAACAGTAGTGAAGCAGCACGATATCGCGGCCAAATCGCTTTTAATCACGTGTCGTTTGCCTATGAAGATGATAATTTCATATTAAAGGATATTAATTTTCAAGTAGAGCCAGGTCAGACGGCTGCTTTCGTCGGCCACACAGGTTCTGGTAAAAGCTCCATTATGAACTTGCTATTTCGGTTCTATGATCCTCAAATAGGTCAAGTGACCATTGATAGTCACCCAACGACAGAATGGTCACGTCAACAAGTCCGAAGTCATATGGGAATAGTTCTGCAGGACCCGTTCATCTTTACAGGGACTATTTTGTCGAATGTAACGATGAACGATGACCGTATTTCCCGGGAAATGGCTATAGAATCGTTAAAAGCGGTTGGAGCGGATCGCTTTATTGAGAAGCTTCCCGAGCAATATGATGCTCAGGTAAAGGAAAAGGGCGGTTCCCTTTCTATGGGTGAAAGACAACTGATTTCCTTTGCCAGAGCATTGGCTTTTGACCCTGCAATTCTAATCCTGGATGAGGCTACTGCGAATATTGACACAGAAACCGAGCAAATGATCCAGAAAGCTTTAGAAGTTTTAAAGGAAGGGCGAACCACACTGGTTATTGCGCATCGTCTATCGACAATTCAGCAGGCAGATCAAATATTTGTATTAAATCATGGTACAATGGTGGAGCAGGGAACGCATGAAGAACTGGTCGCTCTTGGAGGTCAATACTTCCAAATGTACCGTATGCAGCAAGGGTCATCAAAAGTCAGTGCCATGTAG
- the sigI gene encoding RNA polymerase sigma-I factor has product MIKRLLRKKDTSLDAQIESVKQGDEEARNEILKQYQPFIAKSVSEVCKRYIDPGKDDEFSIGLSAFNEAIQAYSCDKGSSFLSFARLVIKRKVIDHIRNERKYPLAVSLDELNHEEEQMENPSEVAAARERHQMEKEAWYRREEIHEFKEQLKKYNLSLEDLVDASPKHKDARDSAVQTARIVYHHKELREQVLYKGRLPMKELVREVDVSKKTLERNRKFIIALVLIFDGDYIYLNDYLKGVGV; this is encoded by the coding sequence TTGATCAAACGTCTATTGCGCAAAAAAGACACCTCCCTTGATGCACAGATTGAATCCGTTAAACAGGGGGATGAGGAAGCTAGAAACGAAATCCTCAAACAGTATCAACCTTTTATTGCCAAAAGTGTTTCTGAAGTATGTAAAAGATATATAGATCCCGGCAAAGACGATGAATTCAGCATTGGTTTATCGGCGTTTAATGAAGCCATCCAAGCGTATTCCTGTGATAAAGGAAGTTCCTTTCTTTCTTTTGCCCGTCTCGTAATCAAACGGAAAGTAATTGATCATATCCGTAATGAGAGAAAATATCCCCTGGCTGTTTCTCTCGATGAACTCAATCATGAGGAAGAGCAAATGGAGAATCCTTCTGAGGTGGCAGCAGCGAGAGAACGCCATCAAATGGAAAAAGAGGCATGGTATAGACGTGAAGAAATTCACGAATTCAAAGAGCAGTTAAAGAAGTATAACTTGTCTCTTGAAGATTTAGTGGATGCTTCACCCAAGCATAAGGATGCACGAGATTCAGCTGTTCAAACGGCACGAATCGTTTATCACCATAAGGAGCTTAGAGAGCAAGTCCTTTATAAAGGGCGCCTTCCTATGAAAGAACTGGTACGTGAAGTGGATGTGAGTAAGAAAACGCTTGAACGAAACCGAAAATTCATTATTGCCTTAGTTCTCATCTTTGACGGAGATTATATATATCTCAACGACTACCTGAAAGGGGTGGGGGTGTGA
- a CDS encoding DUF1499 domain-containing protein — translation MGKQYLGVKDGRLAECPNSPNCVSTQTDQSDKQMEPLPFHGDLNSTKETLKKVLQEMERTKVEIEEEHYIHALVVTKLLRFKDDVEFYLDDSSQQVHFRSASRTGYSDMGVNRKRMKAFADAYYGYVEKEARS, via the coding sequence ATGGGAAAACAATATCTTGGAGTTAAGGACGGACGATTAGCTGAATGTCCTAATTCTCCGAACTGCGTCTCAACTCAAACTGATCAATCAGATAAACAGATGGAACCTTTACCGTTTCATGGAGATTTGAATTCAACGAAAGAAACACTGAAGAAAGTCTTGCAGGAAATGGAGAGAACCAAAGTAGAAATTGAGGAAGAACATTACATTCACGCTCTTGTGGTTACAAAGCTTTTACGATTCAAGGATGATGTAGAGTTTTACTTAGATGACTCAAGTCAGCAGGTGCATTTCCGCTCAGCTTCTCGCACGGGTTATTCTGATATGGGAGTAAACCGAAAACGTATGAAAGCATTCGCTGATGCTTATTATGGATATGTGGAGAAGGAGGCCCGCTCATGA